The sequence TGAACGCCTTGAAAATGTATGAGAAAGCGCCGGCCAAAATCAATCTGATGCTGGATGTGCTGCACAAGCGGCCGGATGGATTTCACGAGGTGGAAATGATTATGACCATGGTGGACCTCGCGGACCGGCTGGAGATGTCCGAGCTGCGGCGGGATACCATTATTATATCAAGCCAGGCGGGTTATATTCCGCTGGATGAGAAGAACCTGGCGTTTCAGGCGGCGAAACTGTTAAAAGACCGTTACGGGGTGGAACAGGGTGTACATATCCATCTGGACAAAAAAATACCGGTTGCCGCCGGACTCGCCGGCGGGAGCAGCGACGCCGCGGCTGCGCTGCGCGGTCTGAACCGGCTCTGGCAGCTTGGCTTGCCCGGCGAAGAGCTGCAGGAGCTTGGCGCCGAGCTTGGCTCGGACGTGCCCTTCTGCGTCACCGGAGGAACTGCCCTGGCAACCGGCAGAGGGGAGCGGCTTACCCCCATCGCAAGCATGCCCCAATGCTGGGTGGTGCTGGCGAAACCGCCGATTAATGTATCGACGGCAGAAGTTTATGGCAAGCTCCGGGCGGACCGCATTGCCGTTCATCCTTCCGCTCGGCTTATGCGGGAGGCGATTGAAGCCGGGGATTTCCAGGCGGTGTGCGGGAGGCTCGGCAACGTGCTGGAAGAGGTAACCTTGAAGCTGCATCCTGAGGTGCAGCAGCTCAAGGAAGCGATGATCCGGCTCGGCGCCGAAGGCGTGCTGATGTCCGGCAGCGGCCCGACTGTATTCGGGCTTGTGTCCAAGCAGTCCAAGGTGGCTAGAATTTATAACGGGCTGCGCGGATTTTGCAAGGAAGTCTATGCCGTACGTTCGCTGACTTGACGGGGGTAGAACTAATTATAATGGCTTCCCTTGTGTAAACCCGTACAAAAGTGATATATTTCTCTATAAATATTCGGTTTTGACGAGGAGCCTCCCGTGAAGAAACTTAAAAGAAGTCAGCGTTTAGTGGATATGACCCAATTTTTACTTGAAAAGCCGCATGAACTTCTGCCGCTGTCCACCTTTGCCGAGCGGTATGGAGCGGCCAAGTCCTCAATCAGCGAGGATCTGGCGATTATCAAAGAGGTATTCGAAGGCGAAGGCATGGGCGAGCTGCAGACTCATGCGGGAGCGGCGGGAGGAGTTAAGTTCATCCCCCGTATGCCTATGGAGATGGCGCTGTCTTTTGTCAGCGGGCTGATCAGCGAACTGGAGCATAGCGACCGGATTCTGCCTGGAGGATATTTATATATGTCGGACCTGCTCGGACAACCGTCTCTAATGGAGCAGGCGGGCAAGATTATTGCCACCGCATTTTACGGCGTACCGATTGATACCGTGATGACGGTGGAAACGAAAGGGATTCCGCTTGCTTACGCGACGGCCGCGCAGCTGGGACTGCCGGTGGTGCTGGTGCGCCGGGATCATAAAGTAACGGAAGGCTCGGCGGTCAGCATCAATTATGTGTCGGGCTCGCATAAGAGTATTCATACGATGTCGCTGTCCAGACGCGCGCTTAAGGAGAAGTCGCGTGTGCTGATTGTCGACGATTTCATGAAAGCGGGCGGAACGGTTGGCGGAATGGTTGATCTGCTCGGCGAATTCAACGCGGAAGTGGCCGGCGTCGGGGTTCTGGTGGAATCCGATGCGGTAGGGTCCGAGGAACGTCTGCTGCATGACTACGTCTCCTTGGTCAGACTAGGCGAGGTCGATCCGAAAGAGCGGCGTATATCGGCGTATCCAGGTAATTTTTTTACCGTTTAAGTATCGAGAAATATGTCGATTTCGTGAGAAAACCATCGGAATTCGGCAGAAAAGCGTTGAAAACACTGTTTTGTCAAATTTATCTGCTAAGTAAGGGATTTTCTGGTACGGAAAAGAAGGAGTTTGCGTAACTGTGTGGAATTATACACCCAA is a genomic window of Paenibacillus durus ATCC 35681 containing:
- the ispE gene encoding 4-(cytidine 5'-diphospho)-2-C-methyl-D-erythritol kinase, producing MKMYEKAPAKINLMLDVLHKRPDGFHEVEMIMTMVDLADRLEMSELRRDTIIISSQAGYIPLDEKNLAFQAAKLLKDRYGVEQGVHIHLDKKIPVAAGLAGGSSDAAAALRGLNRLWQLGLPGEELQELGAELGSDVPFCVTGGTALATGRGERLTPIASMPQCWVVLAKPPINVSTAEVYGKLRADRIAVHPSARLMREAIEAGDFQAVCGRLGNVLEEVTLKLHPEVQQLKEAMIRLGAEGVLMSGSGPTVFGLVSKQSKVARIYNGLRGFCKEVYAVRSLT
- the purR gene encoding pur operon repressor, which translates into the protein MKKLKRSQRLVDMTQFLLEKPHELLPLSTFAERYGAAKSSISEDLAIIKEVFEGEGMGELQTHAGAAGGVKFIPRMPMEMALSFVSGLISELEHSDRILPGGYLYMSDLLGQPSLMEQAGKIIATAFYGVPIDTVMTVETKGIPLAYATAAQLGLPVVLVRRDHKVTEGSAVSINYVSGSHKSIHTMSLSRRALKEKSRVLIVDDFMKAGGTVGGMVDLLGEFNAEVAGVGVLVESDAVGSEERLLHDYVSLVRLGEVDPKERRISAYPGNFFTV